The window CCGTCGGGAACGGCCGGCACTGGTGCGACTGGAGCGTCGCGCAGCGACTGCAGGATGGTAGGCGGGGCTTTCAAGCCCCGACGCGGCGGCACGACGCGGTCGTCATGCGCTTGCCCTGGCGCACGGTCGCGCGTGCGTGCGGCCCTGGCTATACTCCCGGCATGAGTGACGACATCCGGATCATTCCTGTGCGCGGCGTCGGCGAGGTCCGACCGGGCGACAACGTAGCGGCCATCCTGGCGGAGGCGTTCCAGGCCCAGGGCCAGCAGTTCGAGACCGGCGATATCGTCGTCGTCACGCAGAAGATCGTCTCGAAGGCTGAGGGCCGGATCGTCGATCTCCGCACGGTCACGCCCTCGGAAGAGGCCCTTGAGCTTTCCAGGATCAACGGCCGCGACGCCCGCCAGATCGAGGTTGCCCTCCGCGAGACGGCGAAGGTCATCCGCAAGGATCGCGGCATCCTGATCTCGGAGACGCGCCACGGCTTCATCTGTGCCAACGCCGGCGTGGACGGCTCGAATCTGGCCGAGGCCACCGAAGTCTCGATGCTGCCGATCGACTCGGACGTGTCGGCGGACGGCATCCGGGCAGACATCCGCGCCCGGACCGGGGCCGAGGTGGCCGTCATCATCTCGGACACCTTCGGGCGGCCGTGGCGGCAGGGCCAGACGAACGTCGCCATCGGCGTCTCGGGGATGCAGGTGGTCCGGGACTACCGGGGGCAGACGGATTCGGCCGGGCTGGTGCTGGTGGTCACCGAGATCGCGGTGGTGGACGAGCTGGCGTCGGCGGCCGAGCTGGCGACGGGCAAGCTGGACCGAGTGCCGGCGGCGGTGATCCGGGGCTATCCGTTCGCGCCGGGCGAGGGTCGCGCCACCGAGCTGGTGCGCCCCGCCGAATTCGACATGTTCCGGTAGGTCACGTGCGCGCGCGGCCGATCCTGTAGTGGATGCAGGCGTCAGCGCTCGACGACGACGAAGTCTGTCGGGTCGAGCGTCAGCGCGGTGCGGACGTGTGCGCCCTCGGGGCCTTCCTGCGTGAACGCCAGGGGGCCGCGCCGCACGCTTCTGACCGCCCGGGCCTGCCCGACGTCGTGGATCAGCAGCTCGATCTGGCGCGGGCCGTCCGCGAGCGCCACCAACGGCACCAGCACGGCGCGATCCGTCTCGAGCAGCCCGGTCTCGACCAGCGGATCGGAGCTGACCGCGCCGCGCCGGGCGAACGGCAACGCCGGCCCCACCAGCAGGCGGCGCACGTCGAAGCGGAACGCCGTCAGTGGGGTGTGGGTGAACGGGCCGCGATCCGGCGGCGGCAGCGGGTTCGGGAAGCCCGTCTGGACGTAGGCCGTGCCCAGGAGCGTCGCCCAGAGGATCGCCTGGCCGCGCCCGTGCTTGTGGGCGATGGCGGCCGGCGAGCCGTCCCCGAACTTCGCGAAGACCTCGGCGGCGGGCAGCGGATCGAGCTTCTGGCGGAACGCGAGGGCCGCCGCCTGCATGTCCTCGGCGTTGACCCGGCCGGAGATCGTGTCCAGGGCGCGCAGGCGCGGCAGCTCGATGCGCGGGCGGATGAACGTCGTCGCCTTGTCCAGTTCCTGACCGAGCAGGCCGTAGACGGGCAGCAGGGTATCGTTCGGCTCGTTGTACTCGT of the Chloroflexota bacterium genome contains:
- the cofE gene encoding coenzyme F420-0:L-glutamate ligase, yielding MSDDIRIIPVRGVGEVRPGDNVAAILAEAFQAQGQQFETGDIVVVTQKIVSKAEGRIVDLRTVTPSEEALELSRINGRDARQIEVALRETAKVIRKDRGILISETRHGFICANAGVDGSNLAEATEVSMLPIDSDVSADGIRADIRARTGAEVAVIISDTFGRPWRQGQTNVAIGVSGMQVVRDYRGQTDSAGLVLVVTEIAVVDELASAAELATGKLDRVPAAVIRGYPFAPGEGRATELVRPAEFDMFR